The window TGAATGACAGGCATCAGATTTCGGCTGTTACAGGTTTCACTTATCAGGATTTTACCAACACCTTTCTTTCAGCAAATGGTGTTGGATTTTTGAGTGATGCATTTGAAACCTATAGTCTGGGTTCTGCTTCAAATCCGGGTATTCCTAGTTCAGGATATTCCAAATCTGTTTTGCTGTCGTACTTAGGTCGGATTAACTACTCCTATAATGATAAGTACCTGTTAACAGCCAGTTTCCGCTCCGATGGTTCTTCCAGGTATAGTGAGGGCAATAAATGGGGTTACTTTCCATCCGGGGCCTTTGCCTGGCGGGTATCAGAGGAGGGCTTTATGCAAGGGAATCGTTTAGTCACTGACCTAAAGCTGCGCACCAGCTGGGGACTGACTGGTAGCCAGGCCATCTCTCCCTATACCACCCTGAACCAGCTTACCTCCGGAAATACTGTATTTGGCAATGAGCTTTATACAACATTTGCACCAAGCACTGTACTTCCCGGTGATCTGAAATGGGAAACCACAGAGCAGTTCGATCTTGGTTTCGATATTGGTATCCTGAAAAATCGCCTATATCTGACGGCAGATTATTATGTTAAAAATACCCATGACCTGTTAAACACGGTAAGACTACCAAGTTCCCTGGGTTTCACCACCACCATCCAGAATGTGGGAGAGGTGCAGAATAAAGGTGTAGAACTGGGTTTGGATGCCAAAGTGTTTAACAGAGGCTTTAGATGGGATCTGTTTGGAAATATTGCCTTTAACCGCAATAAGGTGGTTAGCCTGCATGAGGGAAAAGACATTTTAGGGTCATTCATTCAGGTATTGGTAGTAGCTGATAACATTTCCATTTTGCGGGAAGGACAACCAATGGGCCAGTTCTGGGGCTACCTGGAAGATGGTTATACCGAAGAAGGAAAAATCAAGTTCAAAGATTTAGACGGCGATGGCGAGATTACAGCGAATGATAAGACCAATATTGGGGATCCTAATCCTGATTTTACCTATGGGCTAACATCAACCATGTCTTTTAAGAATTTTGATTTAACGACATTCTTTCAGGGTACTTATGGCAATGATATATTTAACGTTAGCGCAATTCCCAGTACACTTGATTATGGGCAGGGACTCAACATGCCAAGAGAGGTATTTTTAGACCACTGGACCCCGGAAAATAGAGATGCCAAATATCCCATCATCAGCAGAAGCACCTCTGCACGTGTTTCTGATCGGTGGATTGAAGATGGATCTTATTTACGCTTAAGAAATATTCAGCTGGCATACAACTTTCCTCTAAACAAGCTAAGAGTAGGTTTTATCAAAAGTGCACAGCTCAATGTAAGTGGTCAGAACTTAGTAACACTGACAAAATACTCATGGTGGGATCCTGAAGTAAATTCTGGCGGCGCCGGAATAGACTATTACAGCTATCCAATACCCAAAGTGGTAACAGTTGGCGTTAGAGTAGGATTTTAAAGCTCCGGGATTACGAAAAAACTACAACTTACTTTCACTTAATGATTTCAATAATGAAAACCACATATACATTATACAAGAGGTCTAAATCAGGACTGGTGCTTTCCAGTGTGAGTCTTTTTTGCCTCTCATTGCTTCTGGTATTTACTTCCTGCGAGGACATCTTAGAAGAGCAGCCAAAAACAGTAGCAGTAGAAAATTTCTATAATACCGCAGAAGAAGTTGAAACTGCTACCAATGCTATTTATGCCCCCCTAAGATCTACCAGAGCTGAGCATATTGCAGTGCTGGATGCCCATACTGACTGGGGTTATGGCAGGGGAAGCAGAGCGCAGTACAATGATTTTGAAGGTTTTGGTGCTACCAATATTAGTGCTGCGGGAGCCCGTTGGAATTCGCTTTACCAGGGTATTCGCAATGCAAACCTGGTAATCAGCAATGCGCCTAACGGTTCTTCCATTAGTCAGGAAGATATTGACAAATATGTGGCTGAAGCCAAGTTTTTGAGGGCGCTGGCATATTTTGACCTGGTGAGAAACTGGGGAGGCGTACCCCTGCGCACAGAAGAGAATATGACCAATATTGATCTTGAAAGAAGTTCTGCGCAGGAGGTTTATGATCAGATTATTGCTGATCTGACAGAAGCTGAAACTAACCTGCCGGAAGAGCCAAAACACATCGGAAGGCCTACCAGATTAGCTGCAAAAACCATGTTAGCTGATGTATACTTAAACCTGGAACGCTTTGCAGAAGCACGTGATAAAGCCTATGAAGTGATCCAGTCAAATAAATATTCTCTGGTGCCAGTAGAATCAGTAGAAGATTTTCAGATGAAACTTTTCGGACCCGAAATAACCACTACACCAGAGGAAATATTTTATTTTAAATATGCGCGTGAGGTGAATCAGGGTAACTGGTTGCTTTTTGTGTTGAACCATCCCAGCACCGGACTTTTTAATTTTGGTGGTGCTTATGCTCATTACAGCGATCTCACAAATCCATTCCATCAAAGCTGGAATGATGAAGATATCAGAAAAGGCTTATGGGATGTAGTAGATTTTGGATTAGGTTCAACTACCCTTGTAAGCAAAAAATACATTGATAAATCTGCTGTAAGCAATGCTGGAGCAGGCAACGATTTACCTATATATCGCTATGCTGAAGTGCTGCTGATTTATGCCGAAGCTGCCAGCAGAGCAGCAGGCGGCCCTACTGTAGAAGCGGTGGAGGCACTCAACCAGGTGCATCGCAGAGCCTATGGTTTTGATCCTACAACACCATCTGAAGTGGATTTCAGCATGGGTGACTACAATGCCGAGACATTTCTGGATCTGGTATTACAGGAACGGGCTTATGAATTTCAGTTCGAGGGCAAACGCTGGCTGGACCTTAAACGAACAGGTAAAGCACAGGAAGCGATTATGAGTGCTAAAGGCAAGACTATTGCTGAAGCACACTATCTATGGCCGATTCCACTGGATGAGTTAAACTTCAATAATGCACTTGATCCTGCTAAGGATCAAAATCCTGGATACTAATTTTTATAACTATCAATTTATCAAAGATTAGAATCATGGAGAAAATGAAGAGAAGATCTATGCTCGCCAAAATGGGTGCTTTTTCAGTTGGAATGGCAATACCATTTGGGGCAGATGCGGATGTACTGGCAAAGCCATTCAGGCAACAAAAACAAGCCCTTAAAACAGATATACTTATAATTGGCGGAGGAACATCCGGCGTTATTGCTGCCATACAGGCGGGCAGAGCCGGCCGCAAAGTTATTCTGGTTGAGAATGGAAGTCAGCTGGGTGGAACAATTACCACTGGAGGGGTTTCTTACCCGGGCATCTTTTTTGCCTGGGGGAAGCAGGTGATTGGTGGAATAGGCTGGGAGCTTGTGCAGGAAGTAGTGGCCTTGAATGACGGTACACTTCCCGATTTTTCAACACCACACGGCAGAGAGCACTGGAATCACCAGGTGCGTGTGAATGCAGCCCTTTACACCTTACTGGCGGAAGAAAAATGTGTGGAAGCAGGGGTTCAGCTCCGGTTTTATGAAACGCCGACACAGGTGGAGTTTAAAAAGAACAACTGGGTTGTTCATACGGCTGGTAAAGGCACCAGCACTGAGATTATTTGTAACCAGCTGATTGATTGTTCAGGCAATGCATATGCCGCACATTTAGCCGGTTTCGATCTGTTAAGAGAAGCTGAAACACAGCCTGGAACGCTTATGTTTCAGCTGGGTGGATATGACTTTGATTCTCTTAATCTGAATTTGATTAACCAAAAGTATATGCAGGCATTGGACAGGGGAGAGTTGGTTAAGTCAGAATTCCGAGGGGATATTATAGGCTTGCTTAGAAGCAAAGGTGATAACATTCAGCATATCAAAGGGGCAGACTCAACTACATCCGCCTTACATACCATCGCTAATATCAATGGAAGAAATGCCCTTTTGAAGCATCTTCGTTTTCTGAGAACACTTCCTGGCTGCGAAAATACTAAAGTCATTACGATGCAGACCGAAACAGCGGTAAGGGAAACATATCGGATTGATGGACATTATAAAATTTCTCATGCAGATTATGTGACTGGAAAATCTTATCCCGACGCTGTATCATATTCCTATTATCCAATAGACCTGCATGATGAACATGGGGTGATTCCAGATAACCTTAAAGAAGGCATTGTTCCTTCCATTCCACTACGGGCCCTAATCCCTAAAAAAAGCCAGAACTTTATTGTGGCAGGGAGATGCCTGAGCAGTGACCGCCTGGCGAACTCTGCTCTTAGGGTACAGGCGTCTTGTATGGGCATGGGGCAGGCAGCAGGGGCTGCAGCAGTATTAGCTAATAAGTATAACATTTCGCCCCTGGATGTTCCCATGCATGATCTGAGACAATTGATTGAAGAACATGGGGGAATTGTGCCTAAAATGGCTGACTAAAGGTTAACAGATCCAATGAATAGGTATTTACTAAAGGTGCAATATCTGATTTCCGGGAAGTCAGCAGGGAGTATTTTGTCTTATACTTGTCTGGTATTGATCATTGTATCGGCATTTCAGAATGCTGATAAGATAAGGTATTTTCAGGAACCAACTATAGTACAAAAGCCACATCAGGTAGCGCCCTATTATATCAATTTTCAGGATTCTGTTTCGAACGATACTTTGTATCAGATAAGATCTCAAGAGGGCTATCCAATAGCTTATTACCGAAAAATCAAGACAGGTATATGTTTTGATAATAAGTGCAGGCTATTGGATATAGTACTCTACTGGAATATTACCGGCCGTTATCTGGGCTTTGAGCTTCCGGAGAAAGAATTTTTAAGTAAAACAGATCATGAGCCATTCGTAAAAAAAGATTATGAACAACTGCATGAAATCCTGGCAAATTCTAAATCTCCCCTGTCGGGTTTCACCTACAACCAGCTGGTTTTAAAGCCTGCTGCAGATAGTCTGGAATTAGACGGATATACAGGAGCTACATCACCAGCTGTGCTGGATCATGTTGTAGAGGGGGCTGTTTACACCACTTTTATGTTATGGCACCTTATTAATGGTTCCACACAGCATAAAGTAGATAGTCTGACAAGCCTGATGCTGTCTACGGAATTGATAGCTGAAATTTTAGAGAGTCCGGATCAGCATGATAAGATTTGGGCACTGAACCACATCAAAGGGAATATTACGCTTAACCAGGAGCTTCGAAAAAAGATCATCTCCTTCATCCAAAATGAAAATTTCAGCCTGGCTGAAAGAGCAATCAGCTCCATTAATCCAGCTGAATTACAATCAGATTCTTTGCAGTTGCTCCTGTTGAACAGGTTTCATATGACTGATTATAGTTTAAAGAAACTAATCATTGATAAGATCAAAGAAGCACCAGATTTAGATGAACAGGTGAAAATTCAGCTTGCGAATGATTTAAATGAATTGAAGGGAGAGATGTTAAGCAGGGTACTGGAAGTGTTCAGTCATCATAATGTAGATGACAAATATGTTGTGTCCAAAATATCAGCTCTTATGAAAAATGAAAATTTTTATGTTTCGAAGAAAGCGTATGACTTTATTTCAAATCTGGAGGCAAAAGATCAGGATGTTATCGATATGCTTAAAAAATACAGGGCCAAGCATGGTATTTGAACGAATGACTAACGCCTTCTTCCGCTTCAGACACCGGGCAAAAGGTGAGATGGATGCAATAAGAGGATTACGAAAGCTTTTTCAATCTTTATCTTTAGTCCTCCCTTTATTATTTTATCCTTTTATGCTGGCAGCAGAAACTGCTCTAACACCTGTAGGTCAGCAATGTGAATATCTGGTAAACCCTTTAGGGGTAGATGCAAGGCAGCCAAGACTTAGCTGGAGATTGAGAGATGAGCGGCAGGGGGCATCACAAACTGCTTTTCAAATTTTTGTGGGAACAGATTCTCTGGATGTAGTAAACCGAAAGGGAAACAGCTGGACATCAGACAAGGTAGCATCTGCAAACAGGCTTGTGGAGTACCAGGGCAACTCATTACAGCCATTCACTAAATATTACTGGTTGGTGGATGTGTGGGATCATGAGGGGATTAAATCATCATCAGCAACAGTTTCCACTTTCGAAACAGGCATGATGGAGGTAAAAAACTGGAAAGGAGACTGGATCAGTGATGTTCAGGATATTGCCCTTAAGCCAGCACCATACTTCAGGAAAGAGTTTGAAACAGCAAAGAAAATAAAATCTGCAAGGGCTTATGTAGCAGTGGGAGGGCTGTTTGAACTATCGATAAATGGAGAAAAAGTGGGAAATCACCGCCTGGATCCGATGTTTACCCGTTATGACAGACGCCTGCTCTATGTAACCCATGATATTACTGCACAATTGCAAAGCGGAAGAAACGCAATAGGTGTACTGTTAGGCAATGGGTGGTACAACCATCAATCCACCGCAGTATGGGATTTTCACAAAGCACCCTGGAGGGCACGTCCTGCTTTTTGTATGGACCTGCGTATTACCTATGAAGACGGATCTATAGAAACCATCAGCTCGGGAACGGATTGGAAAACTAATCTTAGTCCGGTAATTTTTAACAGCATTTACACGGCAGAGCATTATGATGCTCGTTTAGAACTGCCGGGATGGAATACCACTAATTATAGCGACGACGGGTGGAAAAATGCAATCGTACGTGCCACACCTACTCAAAATATTGTTGCACAGGTTATGCACCCCATCCGGAACATTGAAAAGATTATGCCCAAAAGCCTCCGGAAGCTGAATGATACTACCTATGTATACGATCTGGGCAGAAACATAGCAGGTGTTAGTGAAATAAAGGTGAAAGGCCCAGCCGGTACTACCCTTCGGCTAAAGCATGGAGAAAGAGTATATGAAAACGGGCGGGTTGATATATCAAATATCGATATGCACTATCGTCCTACCGATAACACAGACCCTTTTCAGACCGATATCTTCATACTAAGTGGAAAAGGAGAAGATTCCTTTATGCCACGTTTCAATTACAAGGGATTTCAATATGTAGAGGTGACCAGTAACCAGCCGGTGGTGTTAACGAAAAATGATCTGGTTGCTTATTTCATGCATACTGATGTACCGGCAACAGGTAAACTCTCTTCTTCCAATGCTACCATCAACAAAATCTGGGAAGCGACCAATAATGCGTATTTGTCCAATTTATTTGGTTATCCAACAGATTGCCCGCAGCGTGAGAAGAACGGCTGGACGGGAGATGGCCACATTGCCATAGAGACAGGCCTCTATAATTTTGATGGCATTACCGTTTATGAAAAATGGATGGCAGACCATCGGGACGAACAGCAACCCAATGGGGTGCTGCCTGCCATCATTCCCACTGCTGGCTGGGGGTATTCATGGGCGAACGGCCCCGACTGGACCAGTTCTGTTGCCATCATTCCCTGGAATGTTTACCTGTTCTACGGAGATACCAGGCCACTGGCAGTTAATTATGAAAACATAAAACGTTATGTAGATCACATCACTGCACTTAGTCCGGATGGCCTCACCTCCTGGGGGCTGGGTGACTGGGTGCCTGTAAAATCAAAAAGCCCGGTAGAATACACATCATCAACCTACTACTTTATTGATGCAACAATACTGGCAAATGCTGCAAGGCTTTTGGGAAAACAGCAGGATGAGGAAAAGTATGCTGCTTTGGCGAAAAAAATCAAAAAAGCGGTCAACGAAAAGTATCTGGATGAAAAAACTGGCATGTATGGCAGTGGCCTGCAAACGGAACTCAGTGTAGCGCTGTACTGGGGATTGGTACCCGAAGCACTCAAAGCAAAAGTAGCTGCAAATTTAGCAAAGAGGGTGGAGGCTGATAATTTTCATATTGATGTTGGTCTGCTGGGTACCAAGTCGTTGTTGAATGCTTTGAGTGAGAATGGATATGCCGATGTTGCTTACAAGGTGGCATCGCAGGAAACTTACCCCTCCTGGGGCTGGTGGATTGTAAACGGCGCTACCACACTGTACGAAAACTGGGATATTACTTCAGCAAAAGATATTTCCCTCAACCATATTATGTTTGGCGAAATCAGTGCCTGGTTTTACAAAGCACTGGGGGGGATAAAGCCTGATCCTCAAAGCCCTGGATTTAAAAATGTTGTTCTGGCACCCAATTTTGTTGCAGGCTTAAACCAGTTTGAAGCAGCGCATGAGGGGCCGTATGGTACAATTGTGTCCTCATGGAAAAAGTCAGGCAAAAGAATAGATTATCATGTTACTGTTCCTCCAAATTCAACTGCAACCCTGCTACTTCCAGCTGCAAAAGGTAAATGGTATTATGGTGGAGCTCAACTTACAAAAGTTAATTCTGAATTTATTAGTCCTAGCACTTCAGCCAGAAGTACCGGCGCTTCAGCCGGAGAAAATACCTACCAGCTGCAATCGGGGACCTATAGATTTGAACTAAGATAATTTAATTGTAAATCTTTCAGAAATAGTTATTTCGTTAGTTTAGATTCCAGTATAAGTTTTTTAATTAATAAATTGGTGGATCTGGTCAGATAAATTAAAGCAAATGATAACATTTTGTCTTTCAGTAGTTGCGCTGGTACTGGGCTATTTTATCTATGCCAGGTTTATAGAAAAAATTCATGGTATTGAGCCAGGCAGGGAGACGCCTGCCCTCACCATGGCTGATGGTGTTGATTATGTAGCCATGCCTGGTTGGAAAATCTTCCTGATCCAGTTTCTGAACATAGCTGGCTTAGGACCCATTTTTGGTGCAGTGGCTGGAGCTATGTGGGGACCAATGGCATTTTTATGGATAGTGCTGGGCTCTGTATTCGCTGGTGGTGTGCATGATTATTTCTCAGGTATGCTCTCGGTAAAACACAAAGGGGAAAGTATTACAGAAATTACCGGCATGTACCTGGGAAATGGCATGAAACAGTTCATGAGCTTTTTTTCCGTAGCACTCATGATCCTGGTAGGTGCTGTATTCATAATAGGTCCTGCCGGAATTCTGAATGGCATGACGAATGGTTTTGGGGGGATGACCTTCTGGATCAGCCTGATCTTCATCTATTATATTTTATCTACCTTATTACCCATCGATAAACTGATAGGCAGGATTTACCCTATTTTTGGCGCTGCCCTGCTGATAATGGCACTAGGAATTACTGTGGTTTTAGTTTTTGGTAATGTACAGGTGCCCGAACTAACATTTGCTGCCTTCAGCAATCCTCATGTTAACCCGGAAAAGTTTCCCGTATTTCCAATGCTCTTTATCACCATTGCATGCGGTGCTATTTCGGGTTTTCATGCCACGCAATCTCCATTAATGGCCAGATGCATCACCAACGAAAAACAGGGAAGGAGTATATTTTATGGCGCCATGGTGACCGAAGGAGTTGTAGCCCTGATTTGGGCAGCGATCAGCATGAGCTTTTTTGGTGGTGTAGATGGGCTAAATGAGGTAATGGTGCAGCATCAGAGCAATGCCGCTTTTGTAGTAAATGAAATATCAAATACGATGTTGGGTAAGGTTGGGGGAATTCTGGCATTATTGGGTGTGGTTGCCGCACCAATTACCTCTGGCGATACCGCTTTCAGAAGCGCACGTTTGATTGTTGCAGATTTTTTTAAGGTTAAACAGGTCCTGATCAGAAATAGACTGTTGATTAGCATACCTCTTTTTATGGCTGGCTTCTTACTGACTTTAGTCGATTTTGGTGTGGTGTGGCGATATTTCGCATGGGTAAATCAAACCCTGGCAACCATTGTACTGTGGGTGATTACCGCCTACCTGATAAAAGAAAGCAAGTTTTACCTGGTTTCACTGGTGCCGGCTGTTTTTATGTCGGCTGTTGTTACAAGCTATATACTAATCGCACCCGAAGGATTTGGCCTTTCTTCAGGCTTTTCTTATGCTGCAGGTTGCTTTGTAGCGCTTTTATTGCTAACTCTTACCATATATTATATCATCAGGCTTAAAAATAAAACGTTAGAGCTAAGCCGGTAACAGGAATGTATTCCGTATGGAAATATCAATGAAAATGCCCCGGTTACTTTACCGGGGCATTTTCATACCTA of the Flammeovirgaceae bacterium 311 genome contains:
- a CDS encoding alpha-L-rhamnosidase, whose translation is MTNAFFRFRHRAKGEMDAIRGLRKLFQSLSLVLPLLFYPFMLAAETALTPVGQQCEYLVNPLGVDARQPRLSWRLRDERQGASQTAFQIFVGTDSLDVVNRKGNSWTSDKVASANRLVEYQGNSLQPFTKYYWLVDVWDHEGIKSSSATVSTFETGMMEVKNWKGDWISDVQDIALKPAPYFRKEFETAKKIKSARAYVAVGGLFELSINGEKVGNHRLDPMFTRYDRRLLYVTHDITAQLQSGRNAIGVLLGNGWYNHQSTAVWDFHKAPWRARPAFCMDLRITYEDGSIETISSGTDWKTNLSPVIFNSIYTAEHYDARLELPGWNTTNYSDDGWKNAIVRATPTQNIVAQVMHPIRNIEKIMPKSLRKLNDTTYVYDLGRNIAGVSEIKVKGPAGTTLRLKHGERVYENGRVDISNIDMHYRPTDNTDPFQTDIFILSGKGEDSFMPRFNYKGFQYVEVTSNQPVVLTKNDLVAYFMHTDVPATGKLSSSNATINKIWEATNNAYLSNLFGYPTDCPQREKNGWTGDGHIAIETGLYNFDGITVYEKWMADHRDEQQPNGVLPAIIPTAGWGYSWANGPDWTSSVAIIPWNVYLFYGDTRPLAVNYENIKRYVDHITALSPDGLTSWGLGDWVPVKSKSPVEYTSSTYYFIDATILANAARLLGKQQDEEKYAALAKKIKKAVNEKYLDEKTGMYGSGLQTELSVALYWGLVPEALKAKVAANLAKRVEADNFHIDVGLLGTKSLLNALSENGYADVAYKVASQETYPSWGWWIVNGATTLYENWDITSAKDISLNHIMFGEISAWFYKALGGIKPDPQSPGFKNVVLAPNFVAGLNQFEAAHEGPYGTIVSSWKKSGKRIDYHVTVPPNSTATLLLPAAKGKWYYGGAQLTKVNSEFISPSTSARSTGASAGENTYQLQSGTYRFELR
- a CDS encoding carbon starvation protein A (COG1966 Carbon starvation protein, predicted membrane protein) → MITFCLSVVALVLGYFIYARFIEKIHGIEPGRETPALTMADGVDYVAMPGWKIFLIQFLNIAGLGPIFGAVAGAMWGPMAFLWIVLGSVFAGGVHDYFSGMLSVKHKGESITEITGMYLGNGMKQFMSFFSVALMILVGAVFIIGPAGILNGMTNGFGGMTFWISLIFIYYILSTLLPIDKLIGRIYPIFGAALLIMALGITVVLVFGNVQVPELTFAAFSNPHVNPEKFPVFPMLFITIACGAISGFHATQSPLMARCITNEKQGRSIFYGAMVTEGVVALIWAAISMSFFGGVDGLNEVMVQHQSNAAFVVNEISNTMLGKVGGILALLGVVAAPITSGDTAFRSARLIVADFFKVKQVLIRNRLLISIPLFMAGFLLTLVDFGVVWRYFAWVNQTLATIVLWVITAYLIKESKFYLVSLVPAVFMSAVVTSYILIAPEGFGLSSGFSYAAGCFVALLLLTLTIYYIIRLKNKTLELSR
- a CDS encoding RagB/SusD domain-containing protein; the encoded protein is MLLVFTSCEDILEEQPKTVAVENFYNTAEEVETATNAIYAPLRSTRAEHIAVLDAHTDWGYGRGSRAQYNDFEGFGATNISAAGARWNSLYQGIRNANLVISNAPNGSSISQEDIDKYVAEAKFLRALAYFDLVRNWGGVPLRTEENMTNIDLERSSAQEVYDQIIADLTEAETNLPEEPKHIGRPTRLAAKTMLADVYLNLERFAEARDKAYEVIQSNKYSLVPVESVEDFQMKLFGPEITTTPEEIFYFKYAREVNQGNWLLFVLNHPSTGLFNFGGAYAHYSDLTNPFHQSWNDEDIRKGLWDVVDFGLGSTTLVSKKYIDKSAVSNAGAGNDLPIYRYAEVLLIYAEAASRAAGGPTVEAVEALNQVHRRAYGFDPTTPSEVDFSMGDYNAETFLDLVLQERAYEFQFEGKRWLDLKRTGKAQEAIMSAKGKTIAEAHYLWPIPLDELNFNNALDPAKDQNPGY
- a CDS encoding FAD dependent oxidoreductase (COG0446 Uncharacterized NAD(FAD)-dependent dehydrogenases), which codes for MLAKMGAFSVGMAIPFGADADVLAKPFRQQKQALKTDILIIGGGTSGVIAAIQAGRAGRKVILVENGSQLGGTITTGGVSYPGIFFAWGKQVIGGIGWELVQEVVALNDGTLPDFSTPHGREHWNHQVRVNAALYTLLAEEKCVEAGVQLRFYETPTQVEFKKNNWVVHTAGKGTSTEIICNQLIDCSGNAYAAHLAGFDLLREAETQPGTLMFQLGGYDFDSLNLNLINQKYMQALDRGELVKSEFRGDIIGLLRSKGDNIQHIKGADSTTSALHTIANINGRNALLKHLRFLRTLPGCENTKVITMQTETAVRETYRIDGHYKISHADYVTGKSYPDAVSYSYYPIDLHDEHGVIPDNLKEGIVPSIPLRALIPKKSQNFIVAGRCLSSDRLANSALRVQASCMGMGQAAGAAAVLANKYNISPLDVPMHDLRQLIEEHGGIVPKMAD